The window AGCCAAGTGTGTTGGCACCTACTCCAAATCCAGATGCTCTCTTCGCGAAGGAACTTTATGACTTGCTCTCTAGCGTGGAGGTTGTTAGACCTGGTTTGGGCAAGTCGATTGCTTGCCTCTTGACCGGGACGCCAATAAGGGGTAAACAAAAGAAGGTGGGCAAaggcaagagtggcgtcataggcaAGGCGTCTCTGGTTGCTTGATGGATGATATTCGTTCTCTCTGCATGTCCTCTTGGATTGGGAGGTGCATGACGTCTTGTGTCGTGATGTTCTTGTCGGGATTCACTTGGTGTAGTAGCAATGTCAGGGTTGTGCGTTCCGCGAGTTTGGTAAGGGCCGATTGTGCGGTTGTGGGGTTTCTTACCATATGAGCAATTAGTCCGTACTCTATTTGTGtaggttttcgcccggttttccttaAATTAACTAggaaattctcttcttcttaattagtcaatgaggcaaaacttttgccaAAAACGGAGGAGACAAGTGATTCTGGCCGCTCTCGGCTTGCTGCAATCTTTTCTTCTATACTTCTATTTCAACACTAACGAAAATAGAGGGAAAGGGGTAGATAGCTAGGCACGGCTAGACATGTTTGTGCCATCCCACGGACCCGGGCGTGCTGCTGAGACAAGCAGCATGGCAACTACATGCCTGCACTGCTGCTGTCGATGTTGACATGCATGACACACACACTGTCCTGGGCTTGTGCAGTGCTAAGAGCAACTCTAACGCGCCAACCCAAACTGTCTATGTGTGTCCATTTGGGTCGAAACTGGCACAAAAATCGACCCAACACGCCGACGCAAACGGACCAACATTCGGTTTTTGGCCACGCATGATCCATTTCAAGCCCAAATTTGGGCCAGCCCTTATCTTTCCCCTGGCCCGACGGTCGTTGGAACATTTGTCATTTCCCCCTTTCTCCCATTGACTGCCACCACACTCAGCCGCCCCTCCTCGCCACTGCCGCCTAGTTCCGGTGCACAGGCCTGCCTGCAGCACCTAGATACGCCCCCCAGCAACATGCCACCACTCGAATGCCCCATACTCTAGCGTTGGGGGACAGTTTTCGCCGCCGTCGCAGCACTCCACCATCGACGCCACCCCCTCGCCTCTGCCACCGGCAGCACCGCCTTGCACGTATACCTCGCTTGTCGGACACCACCACGTTCGCCTCCACGCCGATAGTCATGTTACCTGGTATCGGAAAGGTGCAAGGCTCTTCACGGGCCGGCTTCTTCCACCATTCCCGCAAGGTGTTCGGCGGTTTGCCTGCAAGGTACAAATGAACTCCGGCGACGAGTACTTTTTCCACAATTTCATTTGCAATTCGGATGATTTTTCATCCGATGATGAGGAGATTGTGGCTGCTGCTTTGGTCGTCCATGACCACATTTGTAGGAAGCGGCCGATGTTCAGGGGCTCAATCCCGGGACATActccggcgttgaatcgcaacacacacacacacacacacacacacacacacacacacacacagagagagagagagagaggagcattgcCTACTCAGGCGGGACTACTTCGAATCCGCTGACCCACTCTTCAAACACAACCTATTCCGGCGCCGCTTCCAGATGGCTAGACATGTGTTTAACCGTATCCGAGATAGGGTGGTCGCGTACGACAACTATTTCGTGTGCAAGAAGGATGTCCTGGGAAAGATtggcttctcctcttatcagaaatacaCTGCAGCTAttcggatgcttgcatatggagtacCCGATGATCTCATTGATGAGTATGTCCGAATGAGCGAGTCCACGTGCCTATACTTCATGTACAAATTCTAGAAGGCTGTGGTAGTAGTGTTTGGCCCGGATTACTTGAGAGATCCAACTACTGCAGATACAGTCCAATTGTTGGTGATCAATGCCAGTATGGGCTTTTCGGGCAAACCGTCATAGGGTTGGGATGGGGAACAAGCGCGCGCAGCCAAACATCAATGTGATCACAGTGCTCCATGGCAAACCATCCGCGCGAGGGGACGGCGTCGTTACAGGACGCCTTGAGGGTAGAAGCAAGGGAGGGCGTGGCCCTTCTGAAGACAACGGCGTTGTACCTTTTCCAAAGGAGCACACAAGCCAATGTTCATATACACGAGTCAAAACAAATAGTAAACAAGCTAGCCCAATGTGCAGAGCCAACATGGCACCAAAGCTAGCCAGCCTAAAGTACAGAGCCAACATGGCAACGCATAGAAACGCTCACAAGAGGACCGCAATGACAAGCCCTAACCACTAGTATATTCTTGTTCACGATGGATATTATTAGCCACCAATGAAATCATGTATATTTGTAATTTTTTTACTAAAAGAATGTATTATACGGGGCTACATACAGACTCGGCCGTGggtattgttgtggtcaagtaaatGTAGCGTACGTAGGACGATGTGTGTACTGTGCTATGCGTACGTATGAGTTACTGTTCCTTGTAGTCCTTGTTGTTGTATGGCGCAAAGAGCTCGGCGATCCAGTTGCCCTTACGTAGCGTGGCGGAGCCGAGGTCGGCGCACATGCCGTCGCTGTCGTGGATGCTGTAGGTGGAGATGCAGTGGCGGCGATAGAACCGCGTGGTGCGGCGCATTgcgtcggcctcgccggcgacgtgcCCCATCATGGCCTTCACGCTCGGCAGCTCGAACCGCCCCTCCAGCAGCCCCGACAGCCACCGGCACCGCAGCTCCGACGTGTGCAGGTTCGACACGCTCTCCACGAACCCGACGAACGCCATGTTGGGGATCAGCGGGTGGATCGTGCCACTGCCAAAATAAATTGCACTTCAGCGTCGATCGATTTGTATATGTTGGAGCAAAAGATAAACGCAACGTGTACACGTACCGGTAGAGCGGCATCATGGAAGACTTGCCGACGACGAGGTCGCGGAAGGGCTTTGGCAGGACCTCACGGAGCTTGTCCTTGCCCTCGAAGCCGGTGGCGAGGAAGACAAGGTCCGCCTCCACCTTGGCGCCGTCGTCGAGGACCACGCCGTTCTGCGAGAAGCACCAGCCGGCGGAGGTCCTCTTGAAGCAGACAAGGCCACGGTCCGCCATGTCGAAGAAGCCCTCAGGGAGGATGGCCATCTGGCAGCTGGCGTAGTCCTCGACGAAGGGGTGGTCCGGCGTCAGACCGTACTTGCCCAGCGGCAGCTTCCATGACAGGTACGACTCGATGAACTTTGACACCCCTGCCCGCTGCACCACCAGAATTCAAAACACAACACGTTGCTCTCAGATTGTGATATGCATGCAAGGTCTCTAGCATGCACACGTGCATATATATGTTAATACGTTCATAAGTATTTCCCTATATACGTGCATGTGTATCATGTACAAGTTTCACGCTGTGAGATGAATTCTGACGCACACATACCAGTGGGCTCATGAGGCGGCAGACGAGGGATCGGAAGAACCCTTGGTTGGGCCGCTCGTAGAAGAGCTGAGACAAGCGTGTGGAGTAGAACATGGAGAATGGCAAGCCCCAGATGGAGTACGATGGCACCACCCAGTGCAGGGTCCGCACCAGCATCGTGCACGGCTGCCCTCCCTCGcctgcaaacaaacaagcaaacgcGACCGGTTAATGGGTCGATCCATATCAAACACATCTCGATCTAGCTCTTGTTTCCTACACGGAATCATGActcatccagttgttcctactatactaactagatgataccccgcacgttgttgcgggaatatttGCAA is drawn from Triticum dicoccoides isolate Atlit2015 ecotype Zavitan chromosome 4A, WEW_v2.0, whole genome shotgun sequence and contains these coding sequences:
- the LOC119288503 gene encoding probable flavin-containing monooxygenase 1, with the translated sequence MAMAQGQAARATRETVLPVSRVAIIGGGISGLAAAKQMAAYDPVVFEATPSVGGVWKHCVYRTTRLQTPRPDYEFSDYSWKNRDDPSFPTHSEIVDYLEGYADEFDLWRYISFGSKVVDIKFLSGARAGFTELWSGTGKDPLRGKPMWEVGIVTGDSNTVQYYKFEFVVMCTGKYGDVPRMPVFPPGKGPEVFKGTVMHSLDYCKLSEEETVELMRGKKAVVVGYKKSAIDLANECAQANQGEGGQPCTMLVRTLHWVVPSYSIWGLPFSMFYSTRLSQLFYERPNQGFFRSLVCRLMSPLRAGVSKFIESYLSWKLPLGKYGLTPDHPFVEDYASCQMAILPEGFFDMADRGLVCFKRTSAGWCFSQNGVVLDDGAKVEADLVFLATGFEGKDKLREVLPKPFRDLVVGKSSMMPLYRGTIHPLIPNMAFVGFVESVSNLHTSELRCRWLSGLLEGRFELPSVKAMMGHVAGEADAMRRTTRFYRRHCISTYSIHDSDGMCADLGSATLRKGNWIAELFAPYNNKDYKEQ